AGACCTCTGCTGAATATCAGGTGGGTTATAGTACTTGGATTTGAGGTCTGGGGTTCCATTGTCAACCTAGCATTGAACTATATCATGTAAATAATCCAGCCATGGTGAGGAAGGGCTCTGTCCGGCTATTTACAGTGTTTTTCTCTTTTCCAGGGCAGACAAAACCCTCCAAGATATCGTGTACAAGCTGGTGCCAGGACTGTTTAAGAGTAGGTATTAAATACCGatgtatttttgttttattaatcCACTCATAAAGCAGCAGTGATTATAAGAGGGTGTCTCTTGCAGATGAAATGAAAAGAAGAAGAGACTTCTATGCAGACCATCCTTCTGCAGATGGTAAGGACCCACCGATGacttcctgcactgtacatattcTGTTCATCCATGAAGTCTCTTGAATGCTTCTGATCTAGACTCAATTTATATTTGGAGCATACATTATTTCTGCTACCAAACACACTCATTTCCACTGAACCAGTCAAGCAATTGTTCTGCTATGGATGTTTTTTCTTCCCTAGTGACAAATGGCTCTAATGAAGACAGAGGAGAAGTGGCCGATGAGGACAAGAGGATCATAACAGACGATGAGATTATCAGTTTATCTATTGAGTTCTTTGATCAGAACAGGTGAGTCCAACTAAAATGTTCAAATAATATCCAAAGCACTAATATAAACGGCCTGACATAATCCTCATCTCGTCATCTTTATAGAATGGACCGGAAAGGAAATCGGGAGAAGGAAAAATCAAGAGAAGAGGTATTGTCCACATGCCTAATTCTCCAGGTCTTTCTAAAGTCCTGAAGACCAGCCCCTATACCTGTTTTCCTGGAGTACTTTAGTAGAAAGGAGTGAGGCTAACACTCTGCAGCTGGTAATACCTATAGGTTATGCCTATCTGTACTTTCTCCTAGCAGGCTAATGACAAGAGGTACCTTCGCTGTCCAGCTGCCATGACTGTAATGCACCTAAGGAAATTTCTTAGAAGCAAAATGGACATACCTTGCACCTTCCAGGTATTCATTATAATATGAATGCATCTAGGAGGACAACCCTGACTCTCAGCTGGCCTCCCATTCTTCTTCTTGGGTTTTTCATTGTCTTCAGTTCTACAATACACAGACATTAAAAGAGAACTTAAGTGACCATGTCCTATTGTATTCCTTTTAGATCGATGTCATGTATGAAGAGGAACCCTTAAAAGACTATTACACATTAATGGATATTGCTTACATATACACATGGAGAAGGGTAAGCATCTgaaggatgattttttttttttttttttggtgagacTGTAAATACCAGTGCACAGTCCTGATCCCTGTTCTCTCTCCACAGAATGGGCCACTGCCTTTAAAGTACAGAGTGAGACCCACCTGTAAGAGGATGAAAATCGGCCACCCTACTGGAAGAGTGAATAACATTAGTGGAGATTTAGAAAGTGACTCTGGCAGTGACAAGGCAGGAAGCCCATCAGCTGGGGTTGCTTCCACTTCCTCCTGCTTCCCGAGCCCCAACACCCCAGTCCAGTCCCCACACCCACATTTCCCTCACATTTCCACCACCATGAATGGGACCAGCTCCATTCCTAACAGCAACCACCATAATCCTTTCGCCAACAGGGCAAGGAAAATGTCACTGAATGGAACAGCAGCCACTTCATCTGGGTGAAAAGAGGACCGATGATACCAAAAGAGACAAGCACCCTGATCTATAAACCTGTTCATGCCATTACAAGCTTTGTAGATGCTAATACATGTGACTATGTCCAAATTGCTTAATTTGTAGTGAAAACTTCAAAGTGGCAGTTGCCGGACttggcagtgtttttttttttttttttttttgtacctgaAGAGTTGATGGAGAAAAGGACtactgtgtttttattcatattggACTACTGGAGATATACAAGCTATAAATGGGGCTTGTTGGATATAATGGGCCTTTACCTATGTGGATATAACTTCAACTACACACCTATGATGAAAAGCCTTTTTCTCTTGAGTTGTGACCTGATGGGATTCATACATGGCTTCCTGACAAGTGTCAGATTTGTCCTCCTAGGAGCACTTGCTTGGACTAGTCTGGATTAAACGCCTAAATGTCCGGAGGATTACTGAAAGGCTTTGGATGTATTGTGATGAGggctcctgccttgcacccgttTATTGAGATTGTTGTGACCTTGGATATATCATTTCTGGATGGACAAATTAAACCACAATCTATCTTGTTTCAGTGGTGTTTGTGGGCTATTAGAGGGCACTGTCACCTACTCCAATCTAAG
This sequence is a window from Bufo gargarizans isolate SCDJY-AF-19 chromosome 5, ASM1485885v1, whole genome shotgun sequence. Protein-coding genes within it:
- the BMI1 gene encoding polycomb complex protein BMI-1 isoform X1; amino-acid sequence: MHRTTRIKITELNPHLMCVLCGGYFIDATTIIECLHSFCKTCIVRYLETSKYCPICDVQVHKTRPLLNIRADKTLQDIVYKLVPGLFKNEMKRRRDFYADHPSADVTNGSNEDRGEVADEDKRIITDDEIISLSIEFFDQNRMDRKGNREKEKSREEQANDKRYLRCPAAMTVMHLRKFLRSKMDIPCTFQIDVMYEEEPLKDYYTLMDIAYIYTWRRNGPLPLKYRVRPTCKRMKIGHPTGRVNNISGDLESDSGSDKAGSPSAGVASTSSCFPSPNTPVQSPHPHFPHISTTMNGTSSIPNSNHHNPFANRARKMSLNGTAATSSG
- the BMI1 gene encoding polycomb complex protein BMI-1 isoform X2 gives rise to the protein MHRTTRIKITELNPHLMCVLCGGYFIDATTIIECLHSFCKTCIVRYLETSKYCPICDVQVHKTRPLLNIRADKTLQDIVYKLVPGLFKNEMKRRRDFYADHPSADVTNGSNEDRGEVADEDKRIITDDEIISLSIEFFDQNRMDRKGNREKEKSREEANDKRYLRCPAAMTVMHLRKFLRSKMDIPCTFQIDVMYEEEPLKDYYTLMDIAYIYTWRRNGPLPLKYRVRPTCKRMKIGHPTGRVNNISGDLESDSGSDKAGSPSAGVASTSSCFPSPNTPVQSPHPHFPHISTTMNGTSSIPNSNHHNPFANRARKMSLNGTAATSSG